Proteins from one Argopecten irradians isolate NY chromosome 15, Ai_NY, whole genome shotgun sequence genomic window:
- the LOC138309134 gene encoding peroxisomal acyl-coenzyme A oxidase 1-like, whose product MLATAYALHFTGQIVYGTYLQVTSQIEEGNLDQIGELHALSSGLKAFASWECTKGIEECRMACGGHGYSHASGLPKIYVDLTPGCTYEGENTVMMLQTARYLMKCFAQVERGEKLPGFVSYLSTNLSTKSSMTSDVTLDCLVNAYEHRATRMIQTAALRIKNLVSEGQSQQEAWNNTTQQLVWASRVSYLRF is encoded by the exons ATGTTGGCAACTGCCTATGCATTACACTTCACAGGACAAATTGTGTATGGGACATATCTACAGGTCACTAGTCAGATAGAGGAAGGAAACCTTGATCAGATAGGGGAG ttaCATGCACTCTCATCAGGTTTGAAGGCATTTGCTTCATGGGAATGTACAAAGGGGATAGAGGAGTGCCGAATGGCCTGTGGTGGCCATGGTTACTCCCACGCCAGTGGTCTTCCTAAAATCTATGTCGACTTAACTCCAGGATGTACATACGAGGGAGAGAATACTGTTATGATGTTACAAACAGCTCG ATACTTGATGAAATGTTTTGCTCAAGTGGAGCGTGGCGAAAAGTTACCTGGTTTTGTGTCCTATCTGAGTACCAATCTGTCCACCAAATCATCCATGACATCAGATGTCACGCTTGATTGCTTAGTGAATGCATACGAACATAGAGCTACCAG AATGATTCAGACTGCAGCACTGAGAATAAAAAACCTTGTCAGTGAAGGTCAGAGTCAGCAGGAAGCTtggaacaacacaacacagCAGTTAGTTTGGGCATCCCGGGTTAGTTATTTACgcttttga
- the LOC138308469 gene encoding X-ray repair cross-complementing protein 5-like, with protein MAANKEAIAIVVDVGPSMNQAPAGETTSLQTAIEAMTMIVQRKVFAESKDEIAVILFGTADTDNPLADGDSYENITILRPLGVADFDLLNIIQNDIQPSNISADCILIML; from the exons ATGGCGGCAAACAAG GAAGCCATTGCCATTGTGGTGGATGTCGGGCCGTCCATGAACCAGGCCCCGgcaggggagacaacttcaCTACAGACGGCCATTGAGGCTATGACTATGATAGTCCAGAGAAAG GTATTTGCAGAGTCTAAAGATGAAATTGCTGTGATATTGTTTGGGACAGCGGACACAGATAACCCTTTAGCTGACGGTGACAGTTATGAGAACATCACTATCCTACGCCCCCTAGGCGTGGCAGATTTTGACCTGCTCAACATAATACAGAATGACATTCAGCCGAGCAACATTTCCGCAGATTGTATCCTTATCATGCTGTGA